One part of the Neoarius graeffei isolate fNeoGra1 chromosome 2, fNeoGra1.pri, whole genome shotgun sequence genome encodes these proteins:
- the LOC132876108 gene encoding tripartite motif-containing protein 16-like, with amino-acid sequence MAEASMSVAQDQFRCPVCLDLLKDAVAIPCGHSFCKVCINGCWDQEDQKGVYSCPRCRDTFTTRPVLRRNTMLAEVVEKLKKTEVQAASPAHCYAGPGDVECDFCTGRKHKAIKSCLMCLASYCETHLKPHLEVPALKKHTLIEASAKLQEEICSEHNKLIAIYCRTDQTCICYLCMMENHKGHDTVTAAAERAEKQSELKEEQMKSQQRIQEKQKKVQELKQAVNTIKLSAQTAVEDSERIFTELISSMEKKRWEVTELIRDQEKAELSRAERLLEQLEQEIADLQRRVTELEQLSHTHDHIHFLQVLASGRRSPPFQRPEFHTSSVTVHQHLSFDGVRNSLSDLKKRLEEFCEEEFIKIPPHDGETEFFEISTGVLQGDTLAPFIFVIVLDYILRLSLDNLNVRGLQIQPRHSRRHLAQHLLAVQIISGPEPQSREEFLKYFCYLTLDPNTAHRLLILSEKNRALRDNEREQRYSDHPERFDSWEQVLCKESVCGRCYWEVEWSGYGSVLSISVSYKDIIRKGWSNECGFGGNNESWSLWCSSSSLSFYHNSIKTDLRVPSASRIGVYVDHSEGTLSFYSVSDTMKLLHRVHTTFTQPLYAGFGFYLFYGSARLCDPE; translated from the exons ATGGCCGAGGCCAGTATGTCAGTGGCTCAGGACCAGTTCAGGTgcccagtgtgtctggatctcctgaaggatgcGGTGGCTatcccctgtggtcacagtttctgtaaggtgtgtattaatggctgctgggatcaggaggatcagaagggcgtctacagctgtcctcggtgcagagacactttcacgacaaggcctgttctacgcagaaacactatgctggctgaagtggtggagaaactgaagaagactgaagtccaagctgcttctcctgctcactgttacgctggacctggagatgtggagtgtgatttctgcaccgggagaaaacacaaagccatcaagtcctgtctgatgtgtttggcttcttattgtgaaactcatctgaaacctcatcttgaagttcctgctttgaaaaaacacacattaattgaagcctcagcGAAACTCCAAGAggagatctgctctgaacataacaAGCTGATTGCAATCTACTGTCGGACTGATCAAAcctgcatctgttatttgtgtatgATGGAAAATCACAAAGGTCACGACACCGTCACAGCCgcagcagaaagagctgagaaacag agtgagttaaaggaggagcagatgaaatcccagcagagaatccaggagaagcagaagaaggtgcaggagctgaaacaggctgtgaacactataaag ctcagtgcacagacagcagtggaggacagtgagaggatctttactgagctgatcagctccatggagaaaaagcgctgggaggtgacggagctgatcagagatcaggagaaggctgaactgagtcgagctgaacgactcctggagcaactggagcaggagattgctgatcttcagaggagagtcactgagctggagcagctttcacacacacacgatcacatccatttcctccag gttttagcttctggacgtcgcTCTCCTCCATTTCAGAGACCAGAGTTTCACACATCCAGtgtcactgtccatcaacatctctcatttgatggagtgaggaattctctctcagatctgaaaaagagactcgaggaattctgtgaggaggaattcatcaaaatccctccacatg ATGGAGAGACAGAGTTTTTCGAGATCTCAACTGGGGTACTGCAAGGCGATACCCTCGCTCCTTTCATCTTCGTCATTGTCCTCGACTACATACTTCGCCTATCCCTTGACAATTTAAACGTCAGGGGTCTACAGATCCAACCTAGGCATAGTCGAAGACACCTGGCACAACACCTACTG gcagttcagatcatttcaggaccagaaccacagagcagagaagagtttctgaaat atttctgttatctgactctggatcccaacacggcacatcgtctcctcattctgtctgagaagaacagagcgctgagagacaatgagagagagcagcgttactctgatcatccagagagatttgattcctgggagcaggtgttgtgtaaggagagtgtgtgtggacgctgttactgggaggtggagtggagcgggTATGGTAGTGTGTTGTCTATATCggtctcatataaagacatcatCAGGAAAGGATGGAGTAatgagtgtgggtttggaggcaacAATGAGTCCTGGAGTCTgtggtgttcttcttcttctctctctttctatcacaacagcattaagactgatctcagagttccatcagcctccagaataggagtgtatgtggatcacagtgaaggaactctgtccttctacagcgtctctgacacgatgaagctcctccacagagtccacaccacattcactcagcctctatacgctgggtttgggTTCTACTTGTTTTATGGTTCTGcgagattgtgtgatccagaataa